A single genomic interval of Deltaproteobacteria bacterium harbors:
- a CDS encoding XisI protein: MAGVSEYRTVVKQLLQEYAQQPPVGGRVEMETIFDEVQDRYQLVAVGWQGKRRVHGCVIHIDIKADKVWLQHDSTDAEVAQELVRRGIPAENIVLGFQPEQYRFHSGFAVH, from the coding sequence ATGGCTGGAGTAAGTGAGTATCGAACAGTCGTGAAACAACTCCTACAAGAGTATGCTCAGCAACCACCTGTAGGTGGGCGAGTCGAGATGGAAACAATCTTTGATGAAGTACAGGACCGCTATCAGCTAGTTGCCGTGGGATGGCAAGGAAAGCGTCGGGTGCATGGATGTGTCATTCATATCGATATCAAAGCAGATAAAGTATGGCTGCAACATGATAGTACTGATGCAGAAGTTGCTCAGGAACTCGTGAGACGGGGAATTCCAGCTGAGAACATCGTGCTTGGCTTTCAACCTGAACAATATCGATTCCATAGTGGATTTGCCGTGCATTAA
- a CDS encoding MmgE/PrpD family protein, protein MEIPLTRHLASFCHNLRYENLPAEVIDRAKYFFLDYLGVAVRGSLSDSSEPVYRLISELSGGGTATVLGRKEKAAYAYAALANGNSAHSVELDDAHQGGSIHLGVSVFSSALAVAEQVGAGGKEFIAAAATGFEVAARLAMALRPKEHYSRGFHPTATCGTFGAAVATAKLLRLSEAQLVSAFGIAGSQASGSMEFLTDGAWTKRLHPGWSAFSGIHAALLAREGFIGPTTIIEGKDGFLKAYTSQADPGKITTGLGEDFQILQTAVKPHSCCRYTQAPIDATLQLVKEHNVQPGEIEKITIGMLETGIPVICEPAERKRQPLGIVDAQFSLPFGIAVALIKRRAGLEEFSPPMLTDPLVQEVMAKVGYTRDPELEKNYPREWPAWARAKLTDGREVFAHVRFPKGDPENPLSWDELIEKYRGLTGAVWSANKVSQVQTAVQAIEQTTHITDFTRLL, encoded by the coding sequence ATGGAAATCCCATTAACTCGCCATCTTGCTTCGTTTTGTCACAACTTGCGCTATGAGAACCTCCCGGCTGAGGTGATCGATCGTGCGAAGTATTTCTTTCTTGACTATCTTGGGGTTGCTGTCCGAGGCTCGCTGAGTGATTCCAGCGAACCGGTGTACCGCTTGATCAGTGAGCTGAGTGGAGGAGGAACCGCGACGGTCCTGGGGCGCAAGGAGAAGGCGGCCTACGCCTACGCAGCCTTAGCCAATGGTAATTCAGCGCATAGTGTGGAACTGGATGACGCCCATCAAGGTGGATCGATCCATCTCGGAGTATCTGTCTTTTCCTCGGCACTGGCTGTTGCCGAGCAGGTTGGCGCCGGCGGGAAGGAGTTCATTGCCGCGGCTGCCACTGGCTTTGAAGTGGCTGCACGTTTGGCTATGGCGCTACGACCAAAGGAGCATTATTCTCGTGGATTCCATCCGACGGCGACCTGCGGCACCTTTGGCGCGGCAGTCGCTACGGCGAAACTCCTGAGATTGAGTGAAGCGCAACTTGTGTCCGCATTTGGCATTGCTGGCAGTCAGGCGTCGGGATCGATGGAGTTCTTGACCGATGGTGCGTGGACGAAAAGGCTGCATCCAGGGTGGTCTGCCTTTAGCGGGATCCACGCTGCGTTATTAGCGCGTGAAGGTTTCATTGGACCAACAACCATCATTGAGGGGAAAGATGGTTTCCTTAAAGCGTATACGTCACAAGCTGATCCAGGAAAAATAACCACTGGTTTAGGTGAGGATTTTCAGATTTTGCAGACGGCAGTGAAACCACATTCGTGCTGCCGGTACACACAAGCACCGATTGATGCCACACTACAATTGGTCAAAGAGCATAACGTACAGCCTGGAGAGATAGAGAAGATCACAATTGGTATGCTAGAGACGGGTATTCCGGTTATCTGCGAACCCGCCGAACGCAAACGCCAACCTCTTGGTATCGTCGATGCGCAGTTTAGCCTTCCCTTTGGCATTGCCGTGGCATTGATCAAACGCCGCGCTGGACTTGAGGAGTTTTCGCCCCCGATGCTGACCGATCCCCTCGTCCAGGAGGTGATGGCAAAAGTCGGCTATACACGTGACCCGGAGTTAGAGAAGAACTATCCACGCGAATGGCCGGCGTGGGCGCGAGCGAAACTCACAGATGGGCGGGAAGTCTTTGCTCACGTACGGTTCCCCAAAGGTGATCCAGAGAACCCATTGTCATGGGACGAATTGATCGAGAAGTATCGTGGGCTTACTGGGGCAGTGTGGAGCGCCAACAAAGTCAGCCAGGTACAGACGGCAGTGCAAGCAATCGAGCAAACGACACATATAACGGATTTCACCCGGTTGTTGTGA
- a CDS encoding XisH protein, translated as MLKQNEPDRILYLAIAEYVYDNLFATEFGELATKANQLKLLVFDKEQEVIKQWLE; from the coding sequence GTGTTGAAGCAAAACGAACCTGACCGCATTCTTTACCTGGCTATTGCTGAATATGTGTATGACAATCTCTTTGCGACTGAGTTCGGAGAATTAGCGACGAAAGCGAATCAGTTGAAGCTCTTGGTATTCGATAAAGAACAGGAGGTGATCAAACAATGGCTGGAGTAA
- a CDS encoding LLM class flavin-dependent oxidoreductase gives MSPVIKKINLSWKNCALPTCYGKIRAPGNFSLSQKSSHRLQDPEKGDHNMLPIGYLPCTQDPPSGANMARVLDEIVAEAQAVEASGWDGCFITEHHQQEDGYLPNPLLVAGLVGMKTQRIKVGTCVLLLPLHHPVHVAEDCAVIDLATKGRLVLSVGVGYQPHDFDAFEVPVAERATRTEEAMEVMRKAWTGKRFAYEGKHFRYQDTLITPTPYQQPGPPIWMASWTPPGLRRAAKMADGWIADPVQSLPVIKDYTNRYRAACQKVGRKPYICLMRDAVVADSLKEAEAQSGPTMYTHRFYFQYGAYVPDEHLKDVKRPEDLSFKQCAKERLIVGSPEDCLQQLQMWKEAIQPDYVIIRFRQPGGPSHQQTLEAIRRFGEKVIPKL, from the coding sequence ATGTCACCCGTTATAAAAAAGATCAATCTGTCCTGGAAAAACTGCGCGCTTCCTACGTGCTACGGAAAGATACGGGCGCCTGGAAATTTCTCGCTGTCACAGAAATCAAGCCACCGTTTGCAGGACCCGGAGAAGGGAGACCATAACATGCTGCCGATTGGGTATTTACCGTGTACGCAGGATCCGCCGTCAGGCGCCAATATGGCGCGGGTACTTGATGAGATTGTTGCCGAAGCCCAAGCCGTCGAAGCGAGCGGTTGGGATGGCTGTTTCATTACTGAGCATCATCAACAGGAAGATGGCTATCTTCCTAACCCGTTGTTAGTTGCTGGCCTAGTGGGAATGAAAACGCAGCGAATCAAGGTTGGTACGTGTGTGTTGTTGTTGCCACTGCACCATCCGGTCCATGTTGCGGAAGACTGTGCTGTCATCGATCTGGCGACCAAAGGGCGATTAGTGCTAAGCGTCGGCGTTGGCTATCAGCCGCATGACTTTGATGCCTTTGAGGTGCCAGTGGCCGAACGCGCGACCCGGACTGAGGAAGCGATGGAGGTGATGCGCAAGGCCTGGACTGGCAAGCGGTTCGCCTATGAGGGAAAGCATTTTCGCTACCAAGACACGTTGATCACACCCACGCCGTATCAGCAGCCTGGTCCGCCGATTTGGATGGCATCCTGGACACCTCCAGGCTTGCGTCGCGCGGCCAAGATGGCGGATGGGTGGATTGCCGATCCAGTTCAGTCTCTGCCTGTGATTAAAGATTACACAAATCGGTACCGTGCGGCGTGTCAGAAAGTGGGACGGAAGCCCTATATCTGCTTAATGCGTGATGCGGTGGTTGCAGACAGCTTGAAAGAGGCTGAGGCGCAAAGCGGGCCGACGATGTATACCCATCGCTTCTACTTTCAGTACGGCGCGTATGTGCCAGATGAGCACCTGAAGGACGTGAAGCGACCAGAGGATCTCTCGTTCAAGCAATGTGCAAAAGAACGCTTGATTGTCGGTTCACCAGAAGACTGTCTACAACAATTGCAGATGTGGAAAGAAGCGATACAGCCTGACTATGTGATCATTCGCTTCCGTCAGCCCGGTGGCCCGTCGCATCAGCAAACCCTCGAGGCGATTCGTCGCTTTGGCGAGAAAGTCATTCCGAAGCTGTGA